DNA sequence from the Thermoanaerobaculia bacterium genome:
ACCGGGGAGTCGAAACGCTCCTGGATCTGCTCGACTCTTTCCATCATCTCCTTGATCGTGCGGACGACCGACCCCGCGTCGATGCCGATCGAGCCGTCCTCCGACGTCGGCTTGACGATCAGCGGGAACTGGATGTCGTGGGAGAAGCCGACCTTCCCGCGGTCGATCACGGCGAAGTAGGGCGTCGGCAGGCCGTGGAACTGGAAGATCTTCTTCGCCAGCGCCTTGTCCTGGGCGAGATACAGCGCATGCGAGCCGGCGCCGGTGAACGGCCGGTCGAGCAGCTCGAGGTACGCCGCGATGTTCATGTCGCGCGTGTCGTCGCCCGCGTACGACTCGGTGAGGTTGAAGATCAGCTCGGCGCCGTTTCGCGCGAGGTTCAGGAGCGACGAATCCTTCCCGTCGAGGACGTGGTAGGACGGCTCGTGGCCGATCTTGACGAGCGCGTCGAAGATCTCCTCCCGGTCGAGCTTCGGCCGCCGGATCCGCTTCGGCGGCGGCTTCTTCTTGCGCTTGCGCGCGCGCGGAACGGGCTCCTCGGCGGGTTTCTCCTCCGGCGGCGGCGCGCCCCCCTCCTCCCAGACGTCGTAGAGCACGGCGATCTTCATCCGGTCATTCCTCCTCCGTCGCGATGAACTCGCCCC
Encoded proteins:
- a CDS encoding ATP-grasp domain-containing protein; protein product: MKIAVLYDVWEEGGAPPPEEKPAEEPVPRARKRKKKPPPKRIRRPKLDREEIFDALVKIGHEPSYHVLDGKDSSLLNLARNGAELIFNLTESYAGDDTRDMNIAAYLELLDRPFTGAGSHALYLAQDKALAKKIFQFHGLPTPYFAVIDRGKVGFSHDIQFPLIVKPTSEDGSIGIDAGSVVRTIKEMMERVEQIQERFDSPVLVEEYVEGREIYAAVIGNDRPEALPLVELDLSKLPEGMPRIAGTEVKWERETEAYKRTKPAIATDLDEELVRKVEETAIAAYRALELRDYGRIDLRIGTDGKIFVIEANPNPWLSSSAEFAMAAKESGRSYHGMIREIVDLAMARAS